The following are from one region of the Staphylococcus argenteus genome:
- a CDS encoding methionine ABC transporter ATP-binding protein, translated as MIEFRQVSKTFNKKKQKIHALKDVSFKVNRNDIFGVIGYSGAGKSTLVRLVNHLEAASSGQVIVDGHDITDYSEKAMREIKKDIGMIFQHFNLLNSATVFKNVAMPLILSKKSKKEITQRVTEMLEFVGLSDKKDQFPDELSGGQKQRVAIARALVTNPKILLCDEATSALDPATTASILALLKNVNQTFGITIMIITHEMRVIKDICNRVAVMEKGQVVETGTVTDVFSHPKTTIAQNFVSTVIQTEPSSQLLQNLNDKQVGDYRDYKLFIEETQLPHPIVNDLIQINQGQVKILFSSMSEIQGKTVCYLWLRFDANQHFNDTKIKHYFEMNDIQFEEVQ; from the coding sequence ATGATTGAGTTTCGACAGGTAAGTAAGACATTTAATAAAAAGAAGCAAAAAATACATGCTTTGAAAGATGTGTCATTTAAGGTTAATCGGAACGATATTTTTGGTGTGATTGGATATAGTGGTGCTGGAAAAAGTACGTTAGTAAGACTCGTAAATCATCTTGAAGCTGCCTCAAGTGGTCAAGTGATTGTAGATGGACATGATATTACAGATTATAGTGAAAAAGCGATGCGAGAAATTAAAAAAGATATAGGAATGATTTTTCAACATTTTAATTTGTTGAATTCAGCTACTGTATTTAAAAATGTAGCAATGCCACTCATTTTAAGTAAGAAAAGTAAAAAAGAAATCACGCAACGTGTGACGGAAATGCTTGAATTTGTAGGTTTGAGCGATAAAAAAGATCAATTTCCTGATGAATTGTCTGGTGGGCAAAAGCAGCGGGTAGCTATTGCAAGAGCGTTAGTTACTAATCCAAAAATATTACTATGTGATGAAGCGACAAGTGCACTAGATCCAGCAACGACCGCTTCAATATTGGCATTATTAAAAAATGTAAATCAAACGTTTGGAATAACGATTATGATAATTACCCACGAAATGCGTGTCATTAAAGATATTTGTAATCGTGTTGCTGTTATGGAAAAGGGGCAAGTTGTTGAAACTGGAACAGTGACGGACGTATTTAGTCATCCGAAAACGACGATTGCTCAAAACTTTGTATCTACTGTAATTCAAACCGAACCAAGCTCGCAATTACTACAAAATTTAAATGACAAGCAGGTTGGTGACTATAGAGATTATAAACTCTTTATAGAAGAAACTCAGTTGCCACATCCTATTGTGAATGATCTGATTCAAATTAATCAAGGACAGGTTAAAATATTGTTTTCTTCTATGTCTGAAATACAAGGGAAAACAGTTTGCTATTTGTGGCTGAGATTTGATGCGAATCAGCATTTTAACGACACTAAAATA